The Polynucleobacter sp. HIN7 genomic interval GCGAGCAGCGCCAGGTTTTCATGAGGATCCATGCAGCGTTCGAAGTCAGGGGTAGAGGACCTCAGCTTAGATCCCTTGTGGGAGCCTTTGCTTCTCCCCTTCCCCCTTTACAATACGATTATTCTGAAAAATGATACGAATTGTGCCCAATCCTAATTTAAGCTCCAAAGTCATCCCTGTCATTCTTTGTGGCGGCTCGGGTACGCGTTTGTGGCCCTTATCGCGCTCGGGATTTCCGAAGCAATTTCTTGTTCTCTCAAGTAATGAAGACCAGCATAGCCTTTTTCAGCAGGCTCTAAGCCGCGCTCAAAAAGTCATTGGGTCTCATGCGCATGACGAGCCAGCCTTAATAGTGACTAATGAAGAGCATCGGTTTTTAGTACTCGATCAATTGCGTGAGTTAAAGGATGTAAAGGCAACGTTGCTACTCGAGCCGGTAGCGCGTAACACTGCCCCGGCGCTCACGCTAGCGGCATTGTGTGCACAGGCGCAAGGCGATGACCCCATTTTGCTTATTACCCCAGCTGATCAAACGATTACTAATCAACCTGCTTTTGAGCTGGCGATGCACTCCGCATTGCAGATCGCGCAATCCGGGGCAATCGCCATCTTGGGCGTGACCCCCACTGGCCCAGAGACTGGCTACGGGTACATCAAGGCCAAGGTCAATGCTCAGGTCAATATTCAGGGAGCGGGCGATATTGGCATGACCGTTGAGCGTTTTGTTGAAAAGCCCGATGTGGCAACTGCGACTCAGTATTTAAAGGAGGGTGGCTACTATTGGAATGGTGGCATGTTTGTACTCAAAGCCAGCGTATGGCTTGCAGCCCTCCAGGCATTTCGCCCAGACATTTTGCAGGCTAGCACTCAAGCGTGGGCTGGTAAAACCAGTGACGCGCACGATGGCACCGTATTTATTCGTCCGGACAAGGCCTTGTTTGAAGCGATTCCGAGTGAGTCGATTGATTATGCGGTGATTGAGCAATGCCCGGGTAGTCGATTTCCCATTCAAATGGTGCCATTGGACGCGGGTTGGAATGACCTGGGTGCTTGGGATGCGGTTTGGCAAGTCGGCGCTCCAGATAATGCCGGGAATGTGACACGGGGTGATACCGTTTTGGATCAAACCACTAATAGCCTTGTGTATTCAAGCACGCGTCTAGTA includes:
- a CDS encoding mannose-1-phosphate guanylyltransferase/mannose-6-phosphate isomerase, whose translation is MIRIVPNPNLSSKVIPVILCGGSGTRLWPLSRSGFPKQFLVLSSNEDQHSLFQQALSRAQKVIGSHAHDEPALIVTNEEHRFLVLDQLRELKDVKATLLLEPVARNTAPALTLAALCAQAQGDDPILLITPADQTITNQPAFELAMHSALQIAQSGAIAILGVTPTGPETGYGYIKAKVNAQVNIQGAGDIGMTVERFVEKPDVATATQYLKEGGYYWNGGMFVLKASVWLAALQAFRPDILQASTQAWAGKTSDAHDGTVFIRPDKALFEAIPSESIDYAVIEQCPGSRFPIQMVPLDAGWNDLGAWDAVWQVGAPDNAGNVTRGDTVLDQTTNSLVYSSTRLVSAVGVNDLVIVETADAVLVANRANSQEVKAIVSRLEKAGREEKNLHRKVNRPWGWYDSVDEGERFKVKRIQVKPGASLSLQMHHHRAEHWIVVKGIAEITNGDQVLTLHENQSTFIPQGQTHRLANPGTEPLEIIEVQSGSYLGEDDIVRFEDTYGRQ